A region of Argentina anserina chromosome 5, drPotAnse1.1, whole genome shotgun sequence DNA encodes the following proteins:
- the LOC126793759 gene encoding leucoanthocyanidin dioxygenase produces the protein MVTASSIGSRVETLSGSGISTIPKEYVRPKEELINIGDIFEEEKSTEGPQVPTIDLKEIDSEDIKVREKCREQLKKAASDWGVMHLVNHGISDELMERVKKAGKDFFDLPIEQKEKYANDQVSGKIQGYGSKLANNASGQLEWEDYFFHCVYPEDKRDLSIWPQTPSDYIVATSEYAKELRGLATKILTILSLGLGLEEGRLEKEVGGLEELVLQMKINYYPKCPQPELALGVEAHTDVSALTFILHNMVPGLQLFYGGKWVTAKCVPNSIVMHIGDTLEILSNGKYKSILHRGLVNKEKVRISWAVFCEPAKEKIILKPLPETVSEEEPAMFPPRTFFEHIQHKLFRQSQEALMSTKEAALKSKEAALISTK, from the exons ATGGTGACTGCTTCATCCATTGGTTCAAGAGTTGAGACTTTGTCCGGCAGCGGGATCTCAACGATCCCAAAGGAGTACGTGAGACCCAAAGAGGAGCTTATTAACATCGGTGACATCTTCGAGGAGGAGAAGAGCACCGAAGGGCCTCAAGTACCTACCATTGATTTGAAGGAGATAGACTCCGAAGACATCAAGGTGAGGGAGAAATGCAGGGAGCAGTTGAAGAAAGCAGCCAGCGACTGGGGTGTCATGCACCTTGTCAACCACGGCATCTCCGACGAGCTCATGGAACGGGTCaagaaggccggaaaagacTTCTTTGATCTCCCAATTGAGCAGAAGGAGAAGTATGCCAATGACCAAGTATCCGGTAAGATTCAAGGATACGGAAGCAAGCTTGCAAACAATGCTTCCGGGCAACTTGAGTGGGAGGACTACTTTTTCCATTGTGTTTATCCTGAGGACAAGCGCGACTTGTCCATTTGGCCTCAAACACCTTCCGATTATAT TGTGGCTACAAGCGAGTACGCTAAGGAACTGAGGGGGCTAGCAACCAAGATACTGACCATACTGTCACTCGGCTTGGGGTTAGAAGAAGGGAGGCTTGAGAAGGAAGTTGGTGGACTTGAAGAACTCGTACTGCAAATGAAGATCAACTACTACCCAAAATGCCCTCAGCCGGAACTTGCACTCGGCGTCGAAGCCCATACCGACGTAAGTGCACTCACCTTCATCCTCCACAACATGGTTCCCGGCCTGCAGCTCTTTTACGGCGGCAAATGGGTGACAGCGAAATGTGTGCCCAACTCCATCGTCATGCACATCGGCGACACCTTAGAGATTCTGAGCAATGGCAAGTACAAGAGCATTCTTCACAGGGGGCTCGTCAACAAGGAGAAGGTGAGGATCTCGTGGGCGGTTTTCTGTGAGCCGGCCAAGGAGAAGATCATCCTTAAGCCGCTTCCGGAGACTGTCTCCGAGGAGGAGCCGGCGATGTTTCCACCGCGGACTTTCTTTGAGCATATCCAGCACAAGCTGTTCAGGCAGAGCCAGGAAGCTCTCATGTCTACCAAAGAAGCTGCTCTCAAAAGCAAAGAAGCTGCTCTCATCTCTACTAAATAA